A single region of the Acidimicrobiales bacterium genome encodes:
- a CDS encoding aldehyde dehydrogenase family protein, which produces GVMRARDLDEAIEFQNTPLYGLTAGLHALDPLEISQWRDRVHAGNLYVNRGITGAIVRRQPFGGWKHSVVGAGAKAGGPNYVASLGSWEPAGSLLIAVDQFRSQCADAWERMRSPVDFTGLVAESNVFRYVPLRSVLLCAGLAAGEKEVELALAAASVCGVAVKVVAHAEAADAVLAGGVDKVRLIGMADMRLRTVARDAGLWVDDIPVVLDPRREILRWVREQAVSETRHRHGNVTNRRPGLVPLGML; this is translated from the coding sequence CGGCGTGATGCGCGCTCGGGATCTGGACGAGGCGATCGAGTTTCAGAACACTCCTTTATATGGGCTGACTGCGGGGCTGCACGCGCTGGATCCGCTGGAGATCTCGCAGTGGCGCGATCGGGTGCACGCGGGGAACCTCTACGTGAACCGAGGGATCACCGGAGCGATCGTGCGCCGGCAGCCCTTCGGCGGGTGGAAGCACTCGGTCGTCGGTGCCGGCGCCAAAGCCGGGGGTCCCAACTACGTGGCGAGCCTGGGGTCGTGGGAACCCGCGGGTTCGCTGCTTATAGCCGTCGACCAGTTTCGGTCGCAATGCGCGGACGCGTGGGAGCGAATGCGGTCGCCGGTCGATTTCACTGGTCTCGTCGCCGAGTCGAACGTTTTTCGTTATGTGCCGCTTCGTTCGGTTCTGCTTTGCGCCGGGCTCGCGGCCGGCGAGAAGGAGGTCGAGCTCGCGCTCGCGGCGGCTTCGGTGTGCGGCGTAGCGGTGAAGGTTGTTGCTCACGCGGAGGCTGCCGACGCGGTGCTCGCCGGCGGGGTCGACAAGGTTCGGTTGATCGGGATGGCGGACATGAGGTTGCGGACGGTGGCGCGGGATGCCGGTCTTTGGGTTGATGACATCCCGGTTGTCCTCGACCCACGACGGGAGATCCTTCGGTGGGTCAGGGAGCAGGCGGTGAGCGAAACCCGCCACCGCCACGGAAACGTGACCAACCGCCGCCCGGGTTTGGTGCCGCTCGGAATGCTCTGA
- a CDS encoding nitroreductase family protein gives MDLERALQTTGAVRDFAEHPVPDEVVYRILDVARYAPSGGNRQAWKVILVKDRDTKRRLRDLYLEGWYEYMALGSAGLVPWAPVTDREAEARALQEAPKIAAQSAAGPAGFAENLDSAPVILVLLANLRGLAAVDRDLDRYTFIGGASIYPFAWSILLEAHNVGIGGVFTSMLAHSESEVLKVLGAPDGWAVAGALVLGYPKDGKRPTRLRRAEVETFATVDRFDGPELSA, from the coding sequence ATGGACCTGGAACGGGCTCTCCAGACGACAGGGGCAGTACGCGACTTCGCCGAGCACCCGGTGCCCGACGAGGTCGTCTATCGCATACTCGATGTGGCCCGCTACGCCCCGAGCGGAGGTAACCGCCAAGCGTGGAAGGTGATCCTCGTCAAGGACCGTGATACCAAGCGCCGTCTGCGCGACCTCTACCTCGAAGGCTGGTACGAGTACATGGCGCTGGGTTCGGCCGGGCTGGTTCCGTGGGCACCGGTCACCGATCGGGAGGCCGAGGCCCGCGCGTTGCAAGAGGCGCCGAAGATCGCTGCCCAGTCGGCAGCCGGACCGGCCGGGTTCGCCGAGAACCTCGACTCCGCTCCGGTGATCCTTGTGCTCCTAGCAAACCTTCGCGGCCTGGCCGCGGTCGATCGCGACCTCGACCGTTACACGTTCATCGGGGGTGCATCGATCTACCCGTTCGCGTGGAGCATCCTCCTGGAAGCTCACAACGTGGGCATCGGCGGGGTGTTCACGAGCATGCTCGCTCACAGCGAATCGGAAGTGCTGAAAGTCCTGGGGGCGCCCGACGGGTGGGCGGTCGCCGGCGCGCTCGTGCTCGGTTACCCGAAGGACGGTAAACGACCGACCAGGCTGCGGCGTGCGGAAGTCGAAACATTCGCAACGGTGGATCGTTTTGACGGCCCCGAGCTGAGCGCCTGA
- a CDS encoding acyl-CoA thioesterase domain-containing protein, which translates to MKFAEMMTLYEREPDMYVGTGPSYPWGGLYGGQIVAQALGAAAATVEPAFRVHSLHAYFIRRGDASEPIRFDVDRLRNGRNFVTRAVVARQSMGAILHMSASFTQVVSDRYWVPSPFPTTPDPDAVPDNSWSPLFERRFVQESEGRAMAWLRVPDVVADDAVLAASALAYLSDDLATDAVRSQQQSLDGVAGRHWNGISLDHAIWFHHPFPADAWQLHDFRCEGLGTPRGLAVGQVYASDGTHLATVAQEVLLRRVE; encoded by the coding sequence GTGAAGTTCGCCGAAATGATGACCCTTTACGAACGCGAGCCGGACATGTACGTCGGGACCGGACCGAGCTATCCGTGGGGCGGCCTGTACGGAGGCCAGATCGTCGCCCAGGCACTCGGGGCTGCGGCGGCGACCGTGGAGCCGGCGTTTCGGGTCCACTCCCTTCACGCCTACTTCATCAGGCGAGGTGACGCGAGCGAGCCGATCCGCTTCGACGTCGACCGGCTGCGCAACGGTCGGAACTTCGTCACGAGGGCTGTCGTCGCGCGCCAGTCGATGGGGGCGATCCTTCACATGTCGGCCTCTTTCACCCAGGTCGTCTCCGATCGGTACTGGGTGCCCTCCCCGTTCCCCACGACACCCGATCCTGACGCAGTCCCCGACAACAGCTGGAGCCCTCTCTTCGAACGCCGCTTCGTACAAGAGAGCGAAGGGCGCGCGATGGCGTGGCTCAGAGTCCCGGACGTCGTAGCAGACGACGCGGTCCTGGCCGCGTCGGCTCTCGCCTATCTGTCCGACGACCTCGCGACAGACGCAGTCCGTTCGCAGCAGCAGTCCTTGGATGGCGTCGCCGGACGCCACTGGAACGGGATCAGCCTGGACCACGCCATCTGGTTCCATCATCCGTTTCCGGCGGACGCCTGGCAGCTGCACGACTTTCGCTGCGAAGGTTTAGGCACGCCTCGAGGCTTGGCGGTGGGCCAGGTTTACGCGTCCGACGGCACCCATCTCGCCACGGTCGCCCAGGAAGTGTTGCTGCGCAGGGTCGAGTAG
- a CDS encoding nucleoside triphosphate pyrophosphatase: MDRRLVLASASESRRRLLEDAGFAPEIVPSHVDEEGVDHLKPGEAVLELAKRKARAVASKLPQGADLVLACDSLLEIEGTAPGKPLSPDEATARWRQMRGRAGVLHTGHCVIDTATGSEASATDGTTVWFGDPSDKEIAAYVATDEPLHVSGAFTLEGRSAPWIERIEGNDGTVRGLSLPVLRRLLAELGIDLVDLWR; the protein is encoded by the coding sequence ATGGACCGCCGGCTCGTCCTCGCCTCTGCATCGGAATCGCGCCGGCGCCTGCTGGAGGACGCCGGCTTCGCGCCCGAGATCGTCCCGAGCCACGTCGACGAGGAGGGCGTGGATCACCTGAAGCCGGGCGAAGCGGTCCTCGAGCTGGCCAAGCGGAAAGCCCGGGCGGTGGCATCGAAGCTGCCCCAAGGTGCTGACCTCGTGCTCGCCTGCGACTCGCTCCTCGAAATCGAGGGGACGGCACCCGGAAAACCACTCTCCCCCGACGAAGCCACCGCCCGCTGGAGGCAGATGCGCGGCCGCGCCGGAGTGCTGCATACCGGGCACTGTGTCATCGACACCGCGACGGGATCAGAGGCCTCGGCCACCGATGGAACGACGGTCTGGTTCGGCGACCCTTCCGATAAGGAAATCGCCGCTTACGTAGCGACCGACGAACCGTTGCACGTTTCCGGAGCGTTCACCCTCGAAGGCCGTTCGGCTCCGTGGATCGAGAGGATCGAGGGTAATGACGGAACGGTCCGCGGTCTGTCGCTCCCGGTGCTCCGCCGCTTGCTCGCCGAGCTAGGCATCGACCTGGTCGACCTCTGGCGCTGA